In Thermodesulfovibrionales bacterium, the genomic stretch CCTTATCGATACTTTCTAAAGGTCGTCACTCCCTTCGCGATAGAGATTATGTGAAATTATAAAAGATTCTACGGCATCTGGCAACAGGTATTTTATGCTTCTTCCGTGCCTCAGGAGGATTCTGATGGCCGTTGATGATATGGGAAAGGGTGTGACGCTCAGCATCACAACCTCTCTGCCGCTCTTCAGGCTTGTCTGAAAAAGATCAAGCCCCCCGGCGTCAAGGGAGGAAAAGACGCCTTCCTCAGCCGGTACTGTCGGGGCAAGTCTTGAGAAGGTGAACCCGGGCCTCGAGATTACAACGAAATTGGTGAGGGCCATGAGTCTCTCAGGCTTATACCATGAAGGGATGTCAAGAAAGGAATCGATGCCGACGATGAGGTAGAACGCTCTGTCGGGATAAAGGTTGCCGAGGGTCTCGATGGTGTTTACAGTATAGGACTTTCCCGGCCATCTCTCTTCGACGTCAGAGATCTCGAAAAAGGAGTTCCCTTCTATCGATATCTCTGTCATCTCGTATCTCAGGTCAGCAGGTGCAAGATCGCTGCTCTTGAGCGGAGGACTCGAGGAAGGGATGAAGAGTATCTTTTCGAAACCGAGTTTTTCTCTCACCTCTTCAGCGGCCCTGAGGTGTCCGTAATGAACAGGATTGAAGGTCCCGCCGAATATGCCGATCTTCTTGTCAATGCCCATGGACGGTGAAAATCAGCGTACCATACGGAGGCAAGTCATTCAATCCCCATCTTTTTCAGGGCCTCATCTCCTGATCCCTTCGTAGCCGGCGCTTCCTCAGGCAGGTAGAGCATCACGCCGCCCTTAACGGGCCTGAGGACGATCTTTCCCTCCTGCGCCAACCTGTTTGTTGCCTCGACAGGGTTTTCTCCCTCGAAATACTTCTTGAAGGCTTCGTTGAATCCGGAAAAGACCGTATGAATCCCCTTATACCCCTCCTTCCTCAGACTGACGATGGCCTTTCTTACAAACTCTTCGTGACTCATCTTTTCTGCCATGTTTCCCTCCTTAACGGTTTTATGGTATTGCCGAAACAGGATCCAAACGCTCTTTTCCCCGATCCTCACTCTTCAGTATACACGCTATGTCATCGAAAGATGCAGCTATTTTACATTCCGGAAGGGATTTAATAAACTGCGGGCCATAGCTTCTCGTCCTGACCCTTGAGTCCATGACCACGACAGC encodes the following:
- the nadD gene encoding nicotinate-nucleotide adenylyltransferase, yielding MGIDKKIGIFGGTFNPVHYGHLRAAEEVREKLGFEKILFIPSSSPPLKSSDLAPADLRYEMTEISIEGNSFFEISDVEERWPGKSYTVNTIETLGNLYPDRAFYLIVGIDSFLDIPSWYKPERLMALTNFVVISRPGFTFSRLAPTVPAEEGVFSSLDAGGLDLFQTSLKSGREVVMLSVTPFPISSTAIRILLRHGRSIKYLLPDAVESFIISHNLYREGSDDL